The Hevea brasiliensis isolate MT/VB/25A 57/8 chromosome 9, ASM3005281v1, whole genome shotgun sequence nucleotide sequence CAGTATTTGAACGGTCAGGGCAGTCCTGTGTTGGTGTGCTTGAGCTCATAATGACTTCACAGAAGATTAACTATGGACCTGAGGTTGATAAAGTCTGCAAGGCACTTGAGGTTGGGTTTCTTCTCTTTTGTATGTTTAATAAGTCTCATATTATGATTTATGGCCATGGATTTCTTTTGAGAAACATTATAATCGTAGCAGTATGTATTGTGATAATTTTATGTAGGCCTTGGTAAAACTGTTACTTTGAAATGTATTGAGATTCCTCAGTCACATAATTTCAGTTGTTCTGCAGGCAGTAAATTTGAAAAGTTCGGAAATATTGGATCATTCAAGTACACAGGTGAGCTCTAATAATGTAATATATGTAGAATCTGACTTTATTTGTAAATCTGAAAGATAAATGTTgtattcttctttcatttctccCGCCTTGTTCTCACAGAGGTATACTTGGCACTGCTTTTAAACCAGATTTGCAATGAAGGTCGTAAAAACGCACTGGCTGAAATATTGGAAATATTGACAGTGGTTTGTGAAACTCACAAATTAGCTTTGGCTCAGACTTGGGTTCCTTGCATGCATCGTAGTGTTCTAGCCTTCGGAGGTGGTTTAAAGAAGAGTTGTACCAGCTTTGATGGTAGTTGCAATAGCCAGGTCTGCATGTCCACGACTGATGTGGCATTCTATGTTGTAGACCCTCATATGTGGGGTTTTCGGGAGGCATGTCTTGAGCATCACTTACAGAAGGGTCAAGGCGTTGCTGGGAGGGCATTTTTGTCTCACAATGCATGCTTCTGCCCAGACATTACCCAATTCTGCAAGACAGAGTACCCCTTAGTTCACTATGCACGCATGTTTGGATTGGGCGGCTGTTTTGCAATCTGCTTGCGCAGCAGTTATACTGGAGATGATGATTACATTCTTGAATTTTTTTTGCCCCCTACCGTCTCAGACAATTATGAACAGAAGACTTTGTTGGGCTTCCTATTGGCAACGATGAAGCAGCATTTTCAGAGTCTTAAGGTTGCTTCTGGAATGGACCTTGAAGAAGAGGAAGGATTTGTTGAGATCATTCAAACTTCTATGAGTGGGAAACTTGATTTGAGGCTTGAATGCATTCAAATACCCGAGTCTCCAAAATCTCCCCCTAATGTTAATACATCACCAAAGGAAGGACAGATGGCCCGGCCAGATCCATTAAAGCATCAGTTGATGGTGAACTTGGATGTTGTAGATAATGGAGGCAACAAAGGTCATGCAGAGGGAAGCCACTTTCCTACTCTTCCAGGGAATAAAGGGAACAAAAAACCATCTGAAAGGAAACGTGGGAAAACTGAGAAGTCGATTAGTCTAGAGGTTCTTCAACAATATTTTGCTGGGAGTCTTAAAGATGCTGCAAAGAGCCTTGGTGGTATGCTCACAcacttatatatatatcattGCTTGCAATTTTGCTTATTATCATTTTCAAagatgtttaatttttttttatatatgaaaGCTGGATGCTGTTTGCTGTAGCATACAAAATGGATTCGTCTTAGAGAAATCCTTCCTTTATACTTTACAGTTTGTCCTACTACAATGAAGCGCATCTGCAGGCAGCATGGGATCTCACGTTGGCCATCTCGCAAAATCAGCAAGGTTAACCGATCCCTCTCTAAGTTAAAGCGGGTGATTGAATCTGTCCAAGGTGCTGAAGGAACATTCAATTTAACTAACCTCACTACAAGTTCACTTCCTGTTGCTGTTGGTTCAATTTCTTGGCCATCCAATCTGAATGGATGCAATCAACAAAGCTCACTGAACTCTAAATCCCCTGAACCTAATGATGAAAAGAAAGGATCGCCAATCTGCAAAGCAGCAGGAAGTGATGGACAGGGTGGAGGTGAAAATCAATTGATAGGAGGAAGAATATTAAGTTGTGAGGAACTGGTCCTGCAAAATGGGTTTTCACCAGAAATAGGACTAGTCTCAGACAGATTCAAAGCAGGGAATGTCTTGGGGGAAGAGAGTGC carries:
- the LOC110658668 gene encoding protein NLP6, yielding MPEREDDKSKENQTVGGDKGETLMDLDPDLDTSWPLDQISFLSNPLSPLLLSSSDQPCSPLWSFSDADDDKLLPASSSSHATPPPPLRFTDYPIFLACKPNSVTENHTEIDDRRKIPSPLLGLMPIDNPDGYCVIKERMTQALRNFKESTEQHVLAQIWAPMKSGGRYVLTTSGQPFVIDPYSNGLHQYRMVSLMYMFSVDGNCEGELGLPGRVFRQKLPEWTPNVQYYSSKEYPRRDHALHYNVQGTLALPVFERSGQSCVGVLELIMTSQKINYGPEVDKVCKALEAVNLKSSEILDHSSTQICNEGRKNALAEILEILTVVCETHKLALAQTWVPCMHRSVLAFGGGLKKSCTSFDGSCNSQVCMSTTDVAFYVVDPHMWGFREACLEHHLQKGQGVAGRAFLSHNACFCPDITQFCKTEYPLVHYARMFGLGGCFAICLRSSYTGDDDYILEFFLPPTVSDNYEQKTLLGFLLATMKQHFQSLKVASGMDLEEEEGFVEIIQTSMSGKLDLRLECIQIPESPKSPPNVNTSPKEGQMARPDPLKHQLMVNLDVVDNGGNKGHAEGSHFPTLPGNKGNKKPSERKRGKTEKSISLEVLQQYFAGSLKDAAKSLGVCPTTMKRICRQHGISRWPSRKISKVNRSLSKLKRVIESVQGAEGTFNLTNLTTSSLPVAVGSISWPSNLNGCNQQSSLNSKSPEPNDEKKGSPICKAAGSDGQGGGENQLIGGRILSCEELVLQNGFSPEIGLVSDRFKAGNVLGEESAGTSTSHGSCQGSPANDSAAAKDSPISPVHEQCDKVAIAPELEFQPKGELNLSAAYSIPDAIVATEAQAPFGEILIEDAGSSKDLRNLCPSVADTILEERVPESSWTNHLVPDFPTTQAMAAQEHEMPQIRARQEMKTVTIKATYREDIIRFRISPSSGIVELKEKVAKRLKLEVGNFDIKYLDDDHEWVLIACDADLQECIDFSRSSGSSIIRLSVHDMNANLGSSWESNGEL